The Impatiens glandulifera chromosome 3, dImpGla2.1, whole genome shotgun sequence genome contains a region encoding:
- the LOC124929406 gene encoding protein trichome birefringence-like produces MADDSKQSSSSNGGSLISEMKHVFALLRTKRTGAIAYVFMFAFIAFTLFLAFNPSSNSSSPWFSNIFSNSVTSTNSGTGSSIFSDDSYRSHFSSIFSYFLPNSSQQQYSDFAPPPLSIDKNTRSQNTTGMINQTLGEKGEAILKANETSQQPPPANNQTLAKDKFEVPKSNKTTIQPTNPKQNVASVPKASPANPKQNVASVPQASPPANPKQNVSSVPKASPANPKQNVASVPQVSPTANPKQNVASVPQISPPASSNKTEKEENKVVENGKVNNLTSSLAKKQSNGSNSGLPEVNLVESMFGCDLFDGEWVRDESYPLYKPGSCSLIDEQFNCHLNGRPDNGYQKLKWKPRGCSIPRLNATHMLELLRGKRLVFVGDSLNRNMWESLVCILRNSVKNQKNVYEASGRHHFRSEVSYSFVFKDYDCTVEFFVAPFLVQEWEVSEKDGSKKETLRLDIIGRSADLYKNADIIVFNTGHWWTHDKTSKGKDYYQEGSHVYSELNVLEAFRKALTTWGRWVDANVNPTKTHVFFRGYSASHFSGGQWNSGGQCNNETQPIKERSYLKEYPPKMRTLERVIKGMKFPVSYLNITTLTDYRKDGHPSVYRKQRFSDEEKKSPLLFQDCSHWCLPGVPDAWNEILYAELLIKQHQSNRLPKRPS; encoded by the exons ATGGCGGATGATTCAAAGCAGTCGTCGTCGTCGAACGGCGGCAGTCTGATCTCTGAAATGAAGCACGTTTTCGCTCTATTACGGACTAAGAGAACCGGCGCCATCGCCTATGTCTTTATGTTTGCTTTCATCGCCTTTACCCTCTTCCTAGCCTTCAACCCATCTTCAAACTCTTCTTCCCCATGGTTCTCCAATATCTTCTCCAACAGTGTCACTTCTACTAATTCGGGAACTGGGTCGTCTATTTTTTCCGATGATTCCTACAGATCTCACTTTTCCTCTATTTTCTCCTACTTTTTGCCTAATTCTTCTCAACAACAATACAGCGATTTTGCTCCGCCTCCATTGTCAATCGACAAAAATACCAGATCTCAGAACACCACCGGGATGATAAATCAGACGTTGGGTGAAAAGGGTGAAGCTATTTTGAAGGCTAATGAGACATCACAGCAACCGCCGCCTGCAAATAACCAAACACTAGCTAAGGATAAATTTGAAGTCCCCAAATCAAATAAGACCACAATTCAGCCGACAAACCCAAAACAGAACGTGGCTTCAGTTCCCAAGGCATCTCCGGCAAACCCAAAGCAGAACGTGGCTTCAGTTCCTCAGGCATCTCCTCCGGCAAACCCAAAGCAGAACGTGTCTTCAGTTCCGAAGGCATCTCCGGCAAACCCAAAACAGAACGTGGCTTCAGTTCCTCAGGTATCTCCTACGGCAAACCCAAAACAGAACGTGGCTTCAGTTCCGCAGATATCTCCTCCGGCAAGTTCAAACAAAACTGAGAAGGAAGAGAATAAGGTTGTAGAGAACGGGAAGGTTAACAATTTGACATCATCCTTGGCAAAGAAACAGAGTAACGGATCGAATTCCGGTTTACCAGAAGTTAATTTAGTTGAATCTATGTTTGGTTGCGATCTGTTCGATGGAGAGTGGGTGAGGGATGAATCTTATCCGCTTTATAAACCTGGGTCTTGTTCATTGATTGACGAACAGTTCAACTGTCACCTTAACGGTAGGCCTGATAATGGTTACCAGAAACTGAAATGGAAACCCAGAGGCTGCAGTATTCCGAG GTTAAATGCAACTCATATGTTGGAATTGTTGAGAGGAAAGAGGCTGGTTTTCGTTGGAGATTCTCTGAATAGGAATATGTGGGAATCTCTGGTCTGCATCCTTAGAAACTCTGTAAAGAATCAAAAGAATGTTTATGAAGCATCTGGTAGACATCATTTTCGATCTGAAGTGTCTTATTCTTTCGTGTTTAAG GATTATGACTGCACGGTTGAATTCTTTGTTGCTCCTTTCTTGGTGCAAGAGTGGGAAGTTTCAGAAAAGGATGGATCAAAGAAGGAAACACTTAGACTCGACATAATTGGAAGGTCGGCCGATCTGTATAAGAATGCAGATATCATAGTTTTTAATACTGGCCATTGGTGGACTCATGACAAGACCTCCAAAGG GAAAGATTACTATCAAGAAGGCTCTCATGTCTATAGCGAATTGAACGTTCTGGAGGCATTCAGGAAAGCCCTGACCACATGGGGAAGATGGGTTGATGCCAATGTCAATCCCACAAAAACCCATGTTTTTTTCCGAGGTTACTCCGCCTCTCATTTCAG TGGCGGGCAGTGGAATTCAGGGGGGCAATGCAACAATGAAACCCAGCCGATAAAGGAGAGGAGTTATCTAAAAGAATATCCGCCAAAGATGAGGACATTGGAGAGAGTAATTAAAGGGATGAAATTTCCAGTTTCATATCTAAACATCACAACTCTAACTGATTATCGAAAGGACGGGCACCCATCGGTGTACAGAAAACAGAGGTTCAGCGATGAGGAGAAAAAATCGCCATTGTTGTTCCAGGATTGCAGCCATTGGTGCCTTCCCGGGGTGCCCGACGCATGGAACGAGATCCTCTATGCCGAGCTTTTGATAAAACAGCACCAGAGTAACCGGCTGCCTAAAAGACCTTCCTAG
- the LOC124929674 gene encoding uncharacterized protein LOC124929674 gives MDDQATNRMNSDLNLNLNLNLNLNLGPPSPHRENNPASHSWFLNSEDWIGIRNNRSSMGTRTRRRSNLQSFQIQQVPVSVPVPVPLDTSTGEKEKKDDKKPNEGSFFDCNICFNISRNPVVTCCGHLFCWTCIYQWLGLHSNAQECPVCKGEVTVNTVTPIYGNGHGHGIAAAGNELDDDLTLRIPARPQARRVESFRQTVQRNSFAFPVADERIYFENTYDWIPEDDTNDNLLDSILASRRMRRPSQTFQQVDEHVDISTTDSRWPLLLRRQQAQRMVAMAQATMNRRQHHEDGDSVSSIVAVIQSGSQSQITGEIDSTSSSRRRGGGEASPRVSDMDSGDSRPPSRRRLTN, from the coding sequence ATGGATGATCAAGCAACAAATAGAATGAATTctgatttgaatttaaatttgaatttaaatttgaatttgaatttgggACCTCCATCTCCTCATCGAGAGAACAATCCAGCATCACATTCATGGTTTTTGAATTCGGAGGATTGGATTGGCATTCGAAATAATCGTTCAAGCATGGGAACCAGAACCAGACGAAGAAGTAATTTGCAATCCTTCCAGATACAACAAGTTCCTGTTTCTGTTCCTGTTCCTGTTCCATTAGATACTTCAACAGGGGAAAAGGAAAAGAAGGATGATAAAAAACCCAATGAAGGATCTTTTTTCGACTGTAATATATGTTTCAACATATCTAGGAATCCTGTTGTCACTTGTTGTGGTCATTTATTTTGCTGGACGTGTATTTACCAATGGCTTGGCCTTCATTCGAATGCGCAAGAGTGTCCGGTTTGTAAAGGGGAGGTGACAGTCAATACTGTGACCCCCATTTACGGCAATGGCCATGGCCATGGAATCGCTGCTGCTGGCAATGAGCTTGACGATGATCTGACTCTCAGGATACCGGCTAGACCACAAGCCCGTAGGGTGGAAAGCTTTAGGCAAACCGTCCAGAGAAACTCGTTTGCTTTTCCTGTGGCGGATGAAaggatttattttgaaaatacataTGACTGGATTCCAGAGGATGATACTAATGATAATCTGCTGGATAGTATTCTGGCCTCGAGAAGAATGAGGAGGCCGAGCCAAACCTTTCAACAAGTGGACGAACATGTAGACATAAGCACTACTGACAGTCGATGGCCCTTATTGCTGAGAAGACAGCAGGCTCAGAGAATGGTCGCCATGGCACAAGCCACAATGAATCGGCGACAACATCATGAAGATGGAGATTCGGTATCGAGCATAGTTGCAGTTATACAGTCAGGGAGCCAGAGCCAGATTACAGGGGAGATTGATTCTACATCTTCTTCAAGGAGAAGGGGGGGAGGAGAGGCTTCTCCTAGGGTTTCAGATATGGACAGTGGAGATTCCAGGCCTCCATCCAGGAGGAGGTTAACAAACTGA
- the LOC124931068 gene encoding nudix hydrolase 23, chloroplastic translates to MLKAIQILGQTSGLVTHRFKPSSANCGASFFSVSIIQSSSSPPRRRRRSATISIPPFSLQRGRSFRSPRMSLPHSDSNPDGTSSSSAAAAAAFKSTGNNRNINFCQLCGGSTKHEIPDGEEKTRAICTLCGYITYENPKMVVGCLIEQDNQILLCKRNIQPSHGLWTLPAGYMEIGESAAEGAIRETWEEAGAEVEVLSPFAQLDIPLIGQTYVIFLAKLKSPHFSPGPESSDCRLFPLDEIPFDSLAFSSMLVTLKLYVEDKKVGRFKFHYGTINKRPGTSPSDIRAYTLDHHLQS, encoded by the exons ATGCTCAAGGCTATACAGATCCTCGGTCAAACTTCTGGTTTAGTCACTCATCGGTTTAAACCCTCTTCGGCGAATTGCGGGGCTTCTTTCTTCTCAGTTTCAATCATACAATCCTCCTCCTCTCCtcctagaagaagaagaaggtcgGCTACCATTTCCATTCCACCCTTTTCACTTCAAAGAGGACGTTCCTTCAGATCACCCCGGATGTCTCTACCTCATTCCGACTCCAACCCAGATggaacttcttcttcatctgccgccgccgccgccgcgtTTAAGTCAACT GGAAACAATCGTAATATAAATTTCTGTCAGCTGTGTGGTGGCTCAACAAAGCATGAGATTCCCGATGGGGAAGAGAAAACCAGAGCTATCTGCACATTGTGTGGGTATATTACCTATGAGAATCCGAAGATG GTCGTGGGCTGTCTGATTGAACAGGACAACCAAATTTTGCTCTGCAAAAGAAACATTCAACCGTCACATGGTCTTTG GACACTCCCGGCTGGTTACATGGAGATTGGAGAGTCTGCTGCAGAAGGTGCAATTAGAGAAACTTGGGAAGAAGCAGGTGCTGAAGTGGAGGTTTTGTCACCGTTTGCTCAACTAGACATTCCCCTTATCGGCCAA ACATATGTAATTTTCTTAGCGAAGTTGAAGAGTCCCCATTTCTCACCAGGACCAGAATCATCTGATTGTCGACTTTTTCCACTTGACGAAATACCATTTGATTCTTTGGCATTTTCATCAATGTTGGTTACACTGAAACTG TATGTTGAAGATAAAAAAGTTGGAAGATTCAAATTTCATTATGGTACCATTAACAAAAG GCCAGGAACAAGCCCTTCTGACATTCGTGCCTACACACTTGATCATCATTTGCAGTCGTAA
- the LOC124931938 gene encoding metal tolerance protein C2 — MDSAILTQKQDLESPRMLNGEFIFTGGGGDRRYAFSRQTSFRQSIEPHTPNDYSKPFLSRSASSIDIPPATVYSQDAAENLWREEAGFLAQEKGPVNKFSILLVVSSVFRILKSGNRLTKRLLMLIFLNVAYSTVELLIGLLSGHIGLVSDAFHLTFGCGILTFSLFAIVTSQKKPDRSYTYGYKRLEVLAAFTNALFLLFMCFSLAVEALHAFIQDESEHKHYLIVSAVTNLLVNIVGVWFFRNYTRINLVYRNAEDMNYHSVCLHVLADSIRSAGLILASWLLSLGVRNAEALCLGLVSVTVFMLVLPLFKATGGTLLQMAPSGIPSSALNKCYRQVISRDDVSEVSLPRFWELVPGYVVGSLTLQVKEGMDDRPVLQYVQGMYQDLGVQELTVQTDYTVNSHSLH; from the exons ATGGATTCTGCAATTCTTACCCAGAAGCAAGACCTCGAATCACCGAGGATGTTGAATGGTGAATTTATTTTCACTGGCGGCGGTGGAGATCGAAGATACGCATTTTCTCGTCAGACTTCTTTCCGTCAATCAATTGAGCCTCATACGCCGAATGATTACTCCAAGCCTTTTCTTTCTCGGAGTGCTTCGAGCATTGATATACCTCCGGCAACAGTTTATTCCCAAGATGCGGCAGAGAACTTGTGGAGAGAAGAAGCCGGATTCCTAGCACAAGAAAAAGGGCCGGTTAATAAATTTTCGATTTTGTTGGTAGTGTCTTCGGTCTTTAGAATTCTCAAGTCTGGTAACCGGCTGACGAAGAGATTACTTATGCTCATCTTCCTCAATGTGGCATATTCAACTGTTGAATTACTCATTGGCCTTCTTTCTGGTCACATag GTTTGGTTTCTGATGCTTTTcatttaacatttggatgtgGTATCTTAACCTTTTCCCTATTTGCAATTGTGACTTCTCAGAAAAAGCCTGATCGATCATATACTTATGG GTACAAGAGGCTAGAGGTTTTAGCTGCTTTCACTAATGCT CTGTTTCTTCTGTTCATGTGTTTCTCTTTGGCTGTGGAAGCGCTTCATGCATTTATTCAAGATGAATCTGAGCACAA GCACTACTTGATTGTTTCGGCTGTTACAAATCTGTTGGTGAATATTGTTGGAGTTTGGTTCTTTAGGAACTACACCCGCATTAATCTAG TTTACCGAAATGCAGAAGATATGAATTACCACTCAGTATGCCTGCATGTATTAGCAGATTCTATTCGCAG TGCAGGTTTGATCTTGGCATCATGGCTTTTATCGCTAGG GGTAAGAAATGCTGAAGCGCTTTGTTTAGGTCTGGTATCAGTGACAGTGTTTATGCTTGTGTTGCCTCTATTCAAGGCAACAGGTGGCACTCTACTCCAGATGGCTCCATCCGGAATCCCATCTTCTGCCTTGAACAAATGCTACAGACAG GTAATATCACGAGACGATGTTTCTGAAGTTTCGCTACCGCGATTTTGGGAGCTTGTTCCTGGATATGTTGTTGGGTCCCTCACATTGCAG GTTAAGGAGGGAATGGATGATAGACCAGTCCTCCAGTACGTGCAAGGAATGTACCAAGACTTGGGTGTTCAGGAATTGACTGTGCAAACCGACTATACCGTAAATTCTCATTCTCTACACTGA